Genomic DNA from Streptomyces sp. AM 2-1-1:
CCGCCCGCCACCTCCTTCTGACGCTCGTGGTCGGAGTGCTGATAGATCAGGGCGGCTTTCTCCGTCGATTGGCCGGCGCGCACCATCGTGTCCTTGAGCGTGGCCCCCGATCGTGTCGAGAGGGTGTGGCCGGTGTGCCGGAGGTCGTAGAAGCGGAAGTTCTCCGGGAGGCCGACCGTGATCCGCGCCTTGCGCCACTTTCGCCCGAAGGTGGAGCGGCGGAAGGGCTTTCCCTTCTCCCCGACGAACAGCAGTCCGTCCGGGCCCTTCTCCGCGTACCAGTCCATGTGCCGCTGAAGGTCCTTCCGCAGGAAGTCCGGCAGGACAACCACGCGCTTCCCGGCCTCCGACTTCGTCGGCCCCTCGGCACGCTTGCCCGTGGCCAGCTCCGGAGCGGCCTTCCGCACGACGACGGTGACGTTGTCCACGTCCACGTCCTTCCGCCGAAGCTCTGCCTGCTCCTCCGGCCTCATGGGCCCGTAGGCCCCGAGGTAGACCATCAAGCGCCACCGGATGCCGATGGCGTCCGCGAGTGCGTCCACCTGGGCGACGGTCGCCACCTGGCCCGACTGCGAGACCTCCTTGCCGGCACCGCGAATGCGGCACGGGTTCCGGCGAATCAGTTCATCGTCGGTCGCGGTCTCCAGGATCGCTTTCAGCAGCCGGTAGGACTTCGCGACGGTCGTGGCACCCGTGGCGGCAAGGCGCTCCGCCCGCCACTCCCGTACCCGCGGTGGGGTGATCTCGTCCAGGTCGAACGCGCCGAACGTGGGAACGAGATGAAGCCTGAGCAGCCGGTTATACAGCTCCTCCGTGAGGGGCGCGACACCCCTTTCCACCACCCACTTCGTCGCGTACTCCTCAAAGTTCACCGCGCCGGCGTCGGGGTCCCGCCACGCGTTACGGGTCATGTCCGCTTCGACCTGCGAGAGCCAGATCTCGGCCTCGGTCTGCGTCTCGAAGGTCTCCGGCGCCCGGCGTCGCTCCCCTGTCGGGTCCAGGTAGGAGGCGGTCCAGCGGCCGGAGCGGTACTGCCTGACGGCACCGAACCGACGCATCGTCATCTTCTTCACGTTCTTCTTGCGCTTGGCCATCAAGCAGCCTTCCTCATGCGGCGACGCGGCCGGATCGGTTCAACGGTGTTGGCGGCCAGGAACTCTTCGACGGCACTCGCCGGGAAGCGCACGTGGGTACCGACCTTCAGGTACCGGATGCGTCGCTCAGCAACGAGACGACGCGGAAACCGCTCGGTGGTCCCCAGCAACTTGGCGAGGGCCCGAACGTTCAGGTAGGTCTCTTCCAGTGGCCCAGGTCTGGGCACAGAGGCAACGGCGGCGAGTCGCCGGGCAGGGTGAGCAAGGTTGCTCATCGACTGGCTCCCTGGGATTCGAGGCGGGCGGACTGCGAAACGCGCCCGCATGTGTCCGAGGCTGTGATTTCTGCGTCACCACGTCATCCGCGTCACTCTTGGCCCCTGACCTGCGGTTATGTGGTGACGCAGAGGGTTGGGAGTGCGTCATCGGTGACGCAGGCGTGCGTCATGGGGTGGTGCGGGGTGACGCAGGTGACGCGGGGTGACGCAGCAGAAGCCGTTCTGCGTCACCTGGATCGCCGCAGTTCAGGGGCGGTATTGGGCCTTGTGGTGACGCGGGTGACGCAGCTTTCTCTTTCTTAAGAAAAGAGAAGGGGGTGTCTGTTGTGGTGTGGTGCTGCTCAAGGCGTGAAGTGGGGAGCCGCTTCGCGGCGCGACCATTGGGCGGCGTTCCGCCGAACAACAAGAGGAGCACCAGCCGCGCCATGGCGACTGGTGCTCCTCTTGCTTGTCCATCCCCCGGTCGCCGCTGCGGGTCAGAGCGTCTGCTGCTCGTGGGGCGACGGGGCCGGGCGGCGGGTCATTTCGACGTACCGGCCCTCCTTGGTGCGCCCCCAGTCAACGAGGACGCCTCGGGCACCGAGGGTGGGTTGAAGGCGCTTGAGGCGGTCCGAGAGCACTTTCCCGGTCGTGGGCCACCCTTTGGGCAGCGGGCGGCAGTCGTCGCCGCTGTAGAGGCCGCTCAGGAGGTGCAGCCACTCTGAGGACGTCATCCGCGTCTCGGTGCCGGGGGCGAGGCTGGCGGCGTGCTTGAGGACGGTCTGCGCGAGCAGGTCACCTTCGATGACGTCGTCGTTCAGCTCGTCCAGGCTGCTGCGGTAGGCGGGCAGCGTGCCGAACCCGTTCGCGGCGTCGATCTGCGCGCACAGGTGCGCGAAGTCCGCCATCCGCAGGTCGCTCGGGATGTCGGCCTCGGTCGCCCGCACCTTGACCGTCAGGTCGAGGAGAGAGCCGAGGATGACCGGCAGGGCCGCTTCGAACTCCCGCCACAGCTCCGCTTCGGTCCGACGCACGCTCGGGCGTTCCAGCCGCAGCGGCAGGAGACGTTCAGCGAGGTCGGGCCGGATGACGCCGACGTCGATACCGGTCAGCAGGAGCGGGCGGCGGTAACGGGAGCGGACGACGTCCCCGTCGCTGAACAGGGCGCGCTTGATGCTCTCGGCCCCGGTGACGATGCAGCACATGAGGTCGGACAGGTCCGGGGCCAGGTGGGACAGGTTGTCCAGGGCCGTGACCCAACCGGCGGCGACGGCGGTGATCAGGTTCTCTTCGTCCTTCGGTGCCCGGCGCAGGTCGCCGGTCATGCCCTCGATGATCCGCACGAGCATCCGGCCGGCCGTGGACTTCCCCGCGCCCTGCGGGCCGGTGAGGAACGGGGCCGGGACGGGGACGGAGGGGCCGAGGCAGCCGATGAGCCAGGCCAGGGCCAGACTCTCGGTGTCGGCGTTGGCGAAGTTCGTCAGCCGCATCAACTGGTCAATGCCCTTGCCGTTGGTGTCCCGTGCGGGCATCGGGAGTTCGCCGGTGAGCTGGGTGCGCCGCCAGCACACCTCACGCGGGTCCGGGACGCGGATGTCCCAGCCGTTGGGGTGGATGCGGACGGACTGCCCGTCGTCGCGCCCGAGGTCCAGCCACGTCGCCCCGTCGAAACCGGGGGCGACCCGGATGTGCGTGGGCTGCACGCCCTGGCTCAGCGCGAGTGCTTCGATCAAGTCCAACGCCTCCTTGAGCGACGTTCCGTTGAAGACGCCGACCCCGTCGTTGAAGAGGTCGACCATGAGTTCCTGCCGGTGGCTCCCGGTCGTGCCCTGGGAGCGGATCGGGCGGGCCACGGGGTGCCCGATCCGCTGGGCGTAGACGGTGCCCTCCGTGGTGCGGAAGTACCGGAAGTGCGACTGCGCGTACTCGGTGATGACCTCACGCGCCGGAGTCTTCTCGTCCTCGGACATGACTCACATCCCCAATGCCGTACGGGCGTTGGTCCACGCGTCGGTGCAGTGTCGGACGCTCTCGCCCTTGGCCTGCGCGGCGGCGAACAGCCGCCCGGCGTGGGCGTCGGTGAGGCACCCGCACCGGCCGTGGGCGGACAGCACCGCGAGGAACGTCCGGTACACCGTCGCGTGCACGCCGCTGGTGGCGTCGGTGATCTGCTGCTCGGCCATGGCGATGCCACGGTTCAGGTAGGCCAGCGTGCGGTGACGGCATACCCCGCCCCCAGCACCCGTGGGGACGCCGACCGGCCGCACGACCGGGGCCGGCGCGGGTGCCTTGACCGTCAGGGCGCGCACAGTGTCGGGCAGGCCGGTCATGGTGCCGGTACCGGGGCCCAACCACCGGGCGTACGACATGGACGATTTGATGTCGACGCCGGGGCGTACGGCGTTCGCGGACTGCATCGCGCCCCGGTAGATCCAGTGCTCGCCCCGCGTGGTGGGCACGGTGCGGGTGGCGGGCAGGTGCTGCCGGGCCCAGGTGACGGCGTCGGCGTTGTCGAGGTCCACGATGGTGAGCCCGGCCCCGCCGGGGTGGTAGGCGACGGCCTGCGCCTGCGCCCATGCCCGTGCCCACGGGGGTGAGGTGAGGGTGTGGGGGTCGGTGGTGGCGGCGGCCCAGCCGTGGCAGACGCCGGGGCATGCGCACGGCCCGGCGGCCAGCATGACCGGCCGGCCGCCGCACGCGTTGTCCCGGCAGGTGCGGCAGTTCCCGAACGGGACCTTCCCGGCCCGCAGCGGGAGCGTCGGCACCGTTCGGGCGGCGAGGTCGAGGGCGGTGCTGAGCAAGGCACTCATGCCGCCACCGCCCGAGCGGAGACGATCAGGGCGGACCCGATCAGCTCCGAGTAGGCGGGCGGGATCGCCTCGGTCAGTTCCTGCCGCACGTCGGTCCAGGTGATGCCCATGGCCCGCTGCATCTCCGGGATGGTGGCCTTCCCGCCGCCCTCTCCGTACGCGGCGACGTACGGGCCGTCGCGGTAGACGCCGTGCCGGTAGCCCCGGACGTAGCCCCGGTGCTTCCGGTGGGCGGGCTGCGGAACGGTCCACCCGCCGCCCAGCTCGAAGTTGCGGTGGCGCAGCACGTCGAGGCCGAACATCTCACCGCACAGCCGCAGGTCTTTGCGGATCTTCGCCCGGCCGTTGGGCTGCTCCATGACGTAGGGCAGGCCGGTCGCTTCGAGGAGTTCGCGGGTCGGCGCCACGAGGTCTTCGTGCACGCCGCCCCAACCCTGCGATTCGTTCGTGCCGACGGTGAGCGCGCATCCGGCCTGGCACGGCGGCGACGCGTGCACCGCCGCGTACTGCCGGATCTCCCCGGAGGCGATGAGCGCGGCGAGGTGGGTGAGGGCGTCGGCCCGGACGAACGTGAACGGGTAGTTCGGGCGCGCGGCGATGTCCACGCCGACCACCCGGAACCCCGCCCGGTGGTAGCCCATGGCCGCGCCGCCGGCGCAGCAGAACAGATCCAGCAGCAGGTGCCGGTGATCGGCCTCTCGCCGGATCGGGACAAGTTGAGTCATGCTGGAGGTCTCCAGTTCTCGTGAGGGCTGGTGGACGACGGCGGCCCCAGATCATTGGCGTGAGAGGGGGCCGCCGTCGGCGTAGCTACAGGCGGTTGGCGGTGGCGCGGAAGCAGACGAAGCACAGAGCGGCGACGGCGATCTGTCCGTAGGCGGTGGCGCGGTCGGGGTGGGCGTGGTCGTCGTCCCAGAGGGTCAGCAGTTCACCGGTCTCGGCCAGGCCGTTGATGTCTCCGGTGCGCAGGGTGCGGCGGGCGGTGACGGACCGCTCGAACGCCTGGCGGGCGCGCTCGAACCGGTCGGCGTCCGGCCACCCGTCCAGCGCGTTCCCGACGCCCGGCGGGACGGGCCCGACCCCGTGCGGGGCGGTGAAGCGGCCGGTGGTGTCGAGGGTGTAGGTGGCGGTGGTCGGCTGCTCGCCGTCGAGGACGGCGTGGAGGGCGTCGGCGACGCTGTAGGCGTAGACCTTGGCGGTCTCCTCGAACAGCTCGCGCATGGTGGCCAGGTGCGCGGTGTGGGACCGGTGGATGCCGTCGAGGATGCGGGTGTGGAGGTTGGTCGGGTAGGGGTGGGTGCCGGTCACGGTGACGGTGCCGGGCAGGGTCCGCAGCCGCCCGGCGGCGTACTGCTCGGCGGCGGTCTCGGCGGCCCGGCAGGCGGCTTGGGCCTCGCGGGCGGCGGCGGTGAGGGTGGCGACGCTGGCGGCCAGCGACTCGAACCAGGGAGCGTTGGGCGTGGTCATGAAGGGGTGTTTCCTTCCGAAGCGGAACGGAGTGTTGGCGGTGGACAGGGAGCCGGAACCACCCCCCTCCGGGTTGGCCGTGGAGGGGGTTTCAGGGGTCTGACCTGCGGTGCCTCCCTGACTCCCTGAACATCATTTGTGCAGGTCAGTGGCAGGGAGGCAGGTCAGGGAGGGGGTGAGGGAGTTCTCCCTGCCTCCCTGCCCCGCCGGGGGTGCGCCTCCCTCTACCGGGCGACAGAAGCGGAACCTTCGTCGCCCCGGTTGGTGAGGGCGCGTGCGACGCGCTCACGGCCGACGACCATCCGGCCGTCGGACTTGTAGGGCTCGGCCCCGGTGCCGTCGAGGACCCGCTTGAGGTCGGCGTGCGTCCAGCTCCCGTACGCGTCCTCCGACAGGACCGCGAGCCGCTGGAGGACGTTCTGCGTCAGCACGCGGTTCGTCGTCCCGATCACGGTCGCGATGTCGGCGAGCGGGTCACGGTCCTCGCCGTGCTCGATGACGTGGAGGGTGGTGACCCCGTCGCGCATCGCCCGCGCCCGCGCGGTGATCTGGCCGGCGGTCTCGGTGTCGATGAAATGGGTGCGGACGGTGATGGACGCCTGCCCGGACGGGATCGTGATCCCGTCCGACGCGACGACCAGCGTCCCCTTGTCGAGCCCCGGACGCAGCAGGTTCGGGGCGGCCCCGCCGTCGACGGCCTTGTCCCCGAGCGCCATACGGGCCTGCGACTCGGTGCCCAGCGCGAGCGACGCACGGGTGTGCGCGCCCTCCCTCACCAGCTTGGGCAAGTTCTGGTCGGTGGGGTCCTGCGTGCCCTGCCACAGAGTCACGTTCACGGCCCTGCCCTGGTTGTGGATTTTCCGGGCGGCCATGAAGTACCGGCTGGTGGCCTTGGACCCGCCGTAGGGGCGCTTCTCGGCGTCCACGACCGGGCACATGAACGCCACCTGCGCCTCATCGACCAGCAGGACCAGCGGCGGGAACACCGTGCCGGGCGGCGCCTGCAACCGGCGCTCCATCTCGGTGACGCCACCTTCGAGCATTTCGGTGGCGTCGATGACGTGGTCATCGGTCGGGCCCTGGATCAGGACGGTGGCAAGGCCGTCGAACATGGCCCAGTCCCCGGCCCCCTTGAGGTCCGCCAACCGGAACTCCACCGACGGGTCCAGCGCCAGCCACAGCGCCAGCGCTCGGAGCGCGGCCGTCTTGCCCTGGTTGGACAGGCCCGTGATGAGCAAGTGGCGCTGGTAGACGCTCAGAGCGGCGGCATCCCCGCGCAGGTCCTGTCCCCACGGGGCTTTGCCGGTCTTGTAGTTCGCGGTCATGTCGGGGTCGGTGGTGAGCGGGGACGGCCCGATCGGCTCGTCCAACGCCCCGCTGTCCGCGATCCACAGCCGGACCGTGCGGGCGGCGGTCGGGATGGTGATGAACACCTCGTGCTCATGCCGCGCCAGGTTCTCCGCGAGCTTGCGCCGGCGGCCCTGGACCTCGTTGGTCGACACCCCGGACGGCAGGGTGACGTCGACTTCGACGCCGCATCCGGCGATCCGGATCGGTCCGAGCATCGCGGCCCCGGAGTCGCCCATCTCCTTGATGGCCGTGCGCAGCGGGGCGATGCCGAGGTCCCGCAGCGCCAAGACGACGATGGACGGGGTGATCGGCGCGCCGGCGTCCTCGGACCGCCCGGTGGGGAGTGCCCATGCGGGTGCGGCTCCACGGTGGCGTCCGACGGCCCACACCCCGGCGAGCGCCACCCATGGGGCGGCGGCGACGAGCGGCCCCCACACCACGGTGGTGATGACGACGAGAAGCCGGATGAGGTCGATGAACGCCATCAACGGCGTGACCACATCCGTGGCGTCCTTGTTCGCGATGGCCAGCGCCACTCCGATCAGGATCAGCGTCCCGACCCCGCCACCGGCCGCGAACGCGGCACCCTTGACGACCTTTTCAGGGGAGGCCAGCAGATCCATGCGCCGCTTGTGCCGGTCGGAGCGGAAGCGGTGCAGGCGTTCCTCCCACTCGCCCGCGGCTTCATAGTTCCCGACCGCTTCGGCGGCCCGGAGCATGCGTTCGTAGCGGGCACCGGTC
This window encodes:
- a CDS encoding tyrosine-type recombinase/integrase, whose amino-acid sequence is MAKRKKNVKKMTMRRFGAVRQYRSGRWTASYLDPTGERRRAPETFETQTEAEIWLSQVEADMTRNAWRDPDAGAVNFEEYATKWVVERGVAPLTEELYNRLLRLHLVPTFGAFDLDEITPPRVREWRAERLAATGATTVAKSYRLLKAILETATDDELIRRNPCRIRGAGKEVSQSGQVATVAQVDALADAIGIRWRLMVYLGAYGPMRPEEQAELRRKDVDVDNVTVVVRKAAPELATGKRAEGPTKSEAGKRVVVLPDFLRKDLQRHMDWYAEKGPDGLLFVGEKGKPFRRSTFGRKWRKARITVGLPENFRFYDLRHTGHTLSTRSGATLKDTMVRAGQSTEKAALIYQHSDHERQKEVAGGLDRMVRKARDKAREEHEKGSGGA
- a CDS encoding excisionase family DNA-binding protein, translated to MEETYLNVRALAKLLGTTERFPRRLVAERRIRYLKVGTHVRFPASAVEEFLAANTVEPIRPRRRMRKAA
- a CDS encoding ATP-binding protein; the protein is MSEDEKTPAREVITEYAQSHFRYFRTTEGTVYAQRIGHPVARPIRSQGTTGSHRQELMVDLFNDGVGVFNGTSLKEALDLIEALALSQGVQPTHIRVAPGFDGATWLDLGRDDGQSVRIHPNGWDIRVPDPREVCWRRTQLTGELPMPARDTNGKGIDQLMRLTNFANADTESLALAWLIGCLGPSVPVPAPFLTGPQGAGKSTAGRMLVRIIEGMTGDLRRAPKDEENLITAVAAGWVTALDNLSHLAPDLSDLMCCIVTGAESIKRALFSDGDVVRSRYRRPLLLTGIDVGVIRPDLAERLLPLRLERPSVRRTEAELWREFEAALPVILGSLLDLTVKVRATEADIPSDLRMADFAHLCAQIDAANGFGTLPAYRSSLDELNDDVIEGDLLAQTVLKHAASLAPGTETRMTSSEWLHLLSGLYSGDDCRPLPKGWPTTGKVLSDRLKRLQPTLGARGVLVDWGRTKEGRYVEMTRRPAPSPHEQQTL
- a CDS encoding DNA primase is translated as MSALLSTALDLAARTVPTLPLRAGKVPFGNCRTCRDNACGGRPVMLAAGPCACPGVCHGWAAATTDPHTLTSPPWARAWAQAQAVAYHPGGAGLTIVDLDNADAVTWARQHLPATRTVPTTRGEHWIYRGAMQSANAVRPGVDIKSSMSYARWLGPGTGTMTGLPDTVRALTVKAPAPAPVVRPVGVPTGAGGGVCRHRTLAYLNRGIAMAEQQITDATSGVHATVYRTFLAVLSAHGRCGCLTDAHAGRLFAAAQAKGESVRHCTDAWTNARTALGM
- a CDS encoding DNA methylase is translated as MTQLVPIRREADHRHLLLDLFCCAGGAAMGYHRAGFRVVGVDIAARPNYPFTFVRADALTHLAALIASGEIRQYAAVHASPPCQAGCALTVGTNESQGWGGVHEDLVAPTRELLEATGLPYVMEQPNGRAKIRKDLRLCGEMFGLDVLRHRNFELGGGWTVPQPAHRKHRGYVRGYRHGVYRDGPYVAAYGEGGGKATIPEMQRAMGITWTDVRQELTEAIPPAYSELIGSALIVSARAVAA
- a CDS encoding ATP-binding protein, with product MSANTENVIHLFKEDPPAPAPTPVPAPVVSLAPAPPVAPVRLFRRTGRKVAGAVRDERTRTAGRMVVRHGSYVVGGSRIVVRRAWDGRTGARYERMLRAAEAVGNYEAAGEWEERLHRFRSDRHKRRMDLLASPEKVVKGAAFAAGGGVGTLILIGVALAIANKDATDVVTPLMAFIDLIRLLVVITTVVWGPLVAAAPWVALAGVWAVGRHRGAAPAWALPTGRSEDAGAPITPSIVVLALRDLGIAPLRTAIKEMGDSGAAMLGPIRIAGCGVEVDVTLPSGVSTNEVQGRRRKLAENLARHEHEVFITIPTAARTVRLWIADSGALDEPIGPSPLTTDPDMTANYKTGKAPWGQDLRGDAAALSVYQRHLLITGLSNQGKTAALRALALWLALDPSVEFRLADLKGAGDWAMFDGLATVLIQGPTDDHVIDATEMLEGGVTEMERRLQAPPGTVFPPLVLLVDEAQVAFMCPVVDAEKRPYGGSKATSRYFMAARKIHNQGRAVNVTLWQGTQDPTDQNLPKLVREGAHTRASLALGTESQARMALGDKAVDGGAAPNLLRPGLDKGTLVVASDGITIPSGQASITVRTHFIDTETAGQITARARAMRDGVTTLHVIEHGEDRDPLADIATVIGTTNRVLTQNVLQRLAVLSEDAYGSWTHADLKRVLDGTGAEPYKSDGRMVVGRERVARALTNRGDEGSASVAR